One region of Novipirellula artificiosorum genomic DNA includes:
- a CDS encoding efflux RND transporter permease subunit, giving the protein MLNMVIRFCVKEPWLVVLLTIVLSIGGWFAYQAVPIDAIPNVGENQVIVLTPWPGRSPKDIEDQVTYPLSVSLLAVPGAESVRGKSLFGYSFVQVTFKDEIDFYWARSRVSEQLGTAASQLPDGVVPQLGPDATGLGQVYYYTLQPPEDGMSLAELRSLQDFVVKFELQAVEGVSEVASIGGYVRQYQIEVDPDKLRFHDIPLDQLAMAIKGSNLDVGAKTVESTGMEYIVRGKGFLGTDGEKEKVIKDIEETVILQRNGVPVHVRDIARVQLGPDFRRGALDYNGTEAVGGVVVMRFGENPRVVIDRVKEKIAQIEPALKGVKIHGVYDRSGLIDETVATLTHALRDEIIITAIIILLFLMHIRSSFVVAICLPAAVLMSFIAMHFVGVGANIMSLAGIAIAIGTMVDMGIIVSENIYQHLADWEKEEEDEVGAGRNTQRIENRNRTEVVYEATIEVAPAVVTAVATTIVSFLPVFFLTGRDYRLFSPLAYTKTFAIAAAMITAVTIVPALSRLMLRSANYRKRTALMGGIAVAALFGATAHYLWADRFAEMFSVSQWIITATAAIGGFITGWQLLQERIRPIEEIPSSRFVRWIYAARLRHALNNKAFALSFPAMLLVLGVGAYFGMPTVLKPVEKVANFFGADLNEFPGYIDAKHVFTGLQSDDWIALDEGSWFYMPTFYPAASFSQAMQVLQTQDVLIGQIPEVKDVLGKIGRVESALDPAPAAMVETYIMLKPESEWREGVTPRDVWDEINRVATLPGVTPASPLQPIEGRVVMLQSGIKAPMAIRVYGDDLQTLADAAVDVAKQLKQSPFINAGTVNPDIVLGKPYIEFTVNREAASRYGMSASMVNQVIETALGGMNLIKTVEGRERYPVRLRYNRDLRERIDQLSRLPVVTHSGAVVPLEELATLETTWGPGAINSENARLVAHVAFATNGAAGDLESVAKIEEQLRQAQILPPSNPLHLNLPPGYSLEAVGSFRNQIEANLRLLWIIPFVILINLFLIYMEFRNLPIAIAVFSGIPVAFAGGMTLVAWMGVELNTAVWVGFIALFGLAVDDGVVMATYIHQLLQKRKINSGQDIRDTVYEAGLKRIRPCMMTTVTTLAALIPVLIATGRGADVARAMAIPVFGGMLVEPLTSFIVPTLYSAYLELKMRFGMSDPLWEGTEAVPTSEKEEVMTAA; this is encoded by the coding sequence GCTTTGTCCAGGTTACCTTCAAGGATGAAATCGACTTTTACTGGGCTCGCAGCCGTGTCTCGGAGCAACTTGGTACGGCGGCTTCTCAGTTGCCTGACGGCGTGGTGCCACAACTCGGTCCCGATGCGACCGGATTGGGGCAGGTTTACTATTACACCCTACAGCCACCTGAAGACGGCATGAGTCTGGCCGAGCTTCGTAGCTTGCAAGACTTCGTCGTGAAGTTTGAACTGCAAGCGGTTGAAGGTGTCAGCGAAGTGGCGTCCATCGGAGGCTACGTTCGACAATATCAAATTGAAGTTGATCCTGACAAACTACGCTTTCACGACATACCGCTCGATCAGTTGGCGATGGCGATCAAGGGATCCAACTTAGATGTGGGTGCGAAAACCGTGGAATCAACGGGGATGGAATACATCGTCCGTGGCAAGGGATTCTTGGGTACCGATGGAGAAAAAGAAAAGGTCATTAAGGACATCGAAGAAACAGTCATCCTGCAGCGTAATGGCGTGCCAGTGCATGTCCGTGATATCGCTCGCGTACAACTCGGTCCCGACTTTCGTCGTGGGGCACTCGATTACAACGGCACGGAAGCCGTTGGCGGCGTGGTGGTGATGCGTTTCGGCGAAAATCCGCGAGTGGTGATCGATCGCGTGAAAGAAAAGATTGCTCAAATCGAGCCTGCTTTGAAAGGCGTCAAAATTCACGGCGTTTATGATCGCAGTGGCCTGATTGACGAGACAGTCGCAACGCTGACACACGCACTTCGTGATGAAATTATCATTACGGCAATCATCATTCTATTGTTTCTAATGCACATCCGCAGCAGCTTCGTTGTTGCGATTTGTTTGCCCGCTGCCGTGTTGATGTCGTTCATTGCGATGCACTTTGTCGGTGTTGGGGCAAACATCATGTCGTTGGCCGGGATCGCAATCGCGATTGGAACGATGGTCGACATGGGAATTATTGTTTCGGAGAACATCTATCAGCATTTGGCTGATTGGGAGAAAGAGGAAGAAGATGAGGTGGGAGCGGGGCGTAACACACAGAGGATCGAGAACAGGAATCGGACCGAAGTCGTTTACGAAGCAACGATCGAAGTTGCTCCGGCAGTCGTGACGGCAGTTGCGACGACCATTGTTAGCTTCCTGCCGGTGTTTTTCCTGACGGGCCGCGATTATCGCCTGTTTTCACCTTTGGCGTACACCAAGACGTTCGCAATTGCAGCGGCGATGATCACTGCGGTGACAATCGTTCCCGCTCTAAGCCGGCTGATGCTGCGAAGTGCTAACTATCGCAAACGAACCGCTTTGATGGGCGGTATCGCAGTGGCTGCTTTGTTTGGTGCAACCGCTCATTATCTTTGGGCTGACCGATTTGCCGAAATGTTCTCCGTGTCACAGTGGATCATTACTGCAACCGCTGCCATCGGAGGATTTATCACTGGATGGCAATTGCTGCAGGAACGCATTCGACCGATTGAGGAAATACCTTCGAGCCGATTCGTTCGCTGGATCTACGCTGCACGTTTACGTCATGCACTCAACAACAAAGCATTTGCTTTGTCTTTTCCAGCAATGTTGTTGGTACTCGGCGTCGGAGCCTATTTTGGTATGCCAACGGTTCTGAAACCCGTTGAAAAAGTAGCTAACTTTTTCGGTGCTGACTTAAACGAGTTCCCTGGCTACATCGACGCGAAACATGTTTTCACGGGACTGCAAAGTGATGACTGGATCGCGCTGGACGAAGGCAGTTGGTTCTATATGCCGACGTTTTATCCTGCCGCCAGCTTTTCACAAGCGATGCAGGTTCTGCAAACCCAGGATGTTTTGATTGGCCAAATCCCTGAAGTCAAGGATGTGCTGGGCAAGATCGGGCGAGTTGAGTCTGCACTCGATCCGGCACCGGCGGCGATGGTCGAGACATATATCATGCTCAAGCCCGAAAGCGAGTGGCGAGAAGGAGTCACGCCACGCGATGTTTGGGATGAAATCAACCGTGTCGCGACCTTGCCGGGAGTCACGCCAGCATCGCCGCTGCAACCGATCGAAGGCCGGGTCGTGATGCTGCAAAGTGGCATTAAGGCTCCCATGGCGATTCGTGTCTATGGCGATGATTTGCAGACGCTCGCTGACGCCGCTGTCGACGTGGCAAAGCAGTTAAAGCAGTCGCCCTTTATCAACGCTGGCACCGTCAATCCGGACATCGTACTCGGAAAACCGTATATCGAATTCACCGTCAATCGTGAAGCAGCATCGCGTTACGGAATGAGTGCTTCGATGGTGAACCAAGTGATTGAAACGGCACTCGGTGGCATGAATTTGATTAAGACGGTCGAAGGTCGTGAGCGATACCCTGTACGTCTTCGCTACAATCGCGATTTGCGAGAACGAATCGACCAATTGAGCCGGTTGCCGGTCGTGACGCATAGCGGAGCTGTTGTGCCACTTGAGGAACTCGCGACGTTGGAAACGACATGGGGGCCAGGGGCGATCAATAGTGAGAACGCTCGACTGGTTGCTCATGTTGCTTTTGCGACTAATGGTGCAGCGGGAGACCTGGAGTCGGTCGCGAAGATTGAAGAACAGCTACGACAGGCTCAAATTCTTCCGCCATCGAATCCACTGCACCTGAATCTACCGCCAGGCTATTCGCTTGAAGCTGTAGGAAGCTTTCGCAATCAGATTGAAGCGAATCTTCGCTTGTTGTGGATTATTCCGTTCGTGATTCTGATCAACTTGTTCTTGATCTACATGGAGTTCCGCAATTTACCGATCGCAATCGCGGTGTTCTCAGGCATTCCCGTAGCGTTTGCCGGCGGTATGACCCTGGTTGCTTGGATGGGCGTCGAATTGAACACCGCCGTTTGGGTTGGTTTCATTGCATTGTTTGGTTTGGCGGTGGACGATGGCGTCGTGATGGCGACCTACATTCACCAGCTCTTGCAAAAGCGAAAAATCAATAGCGGCCAAGATATCCGCGACACGGTTTACGAAGCAGGACTGAAACGAATTCGCCCGTGCATGATGACAACCGTCACAACACTGGCCGCACTGATCCCTGTGTTGATCGCGACAGGACGAGGGGCCGATGTGGCTCGTGCGATGGCGATACCGGTCTTTGGCGGCATGTTGGTCGAGCCGTTAACGTCGTTTATCGTTCCTACGCTCTATTCTGCGTATCTGGAATTGAAGATGCGGTTTGGAATGAGCGATCCATTGTGGGAAGGAACCGAAGCCGTGCCGACCAGCGAAAAGGAGGAAGTGATGACCGCAGCCTAA
- a CDS encoding GNAT family N-acetyltransferase encodes MNTLLQMCYLPYRAMRRIATANICHFLAVELDKLEVTPLSEGLTFEEVTPSRLPSIIQENPELLDDNLIDLIQKSIAHCYVVLENKQVVAFSWLATGNVPAEFNHDENPNTQLPFKLPSHTAYIFNAYVSPPYRGKRLYGAMMSGISSRMSGSRILRLVMTTEASNHRALRSVRRMGFRTIGRSMLFGVGKFCVAYYPRHLSAWGIYLGRYEGDRPKLIAA; translated from the coding sequence ATGAATACCTTGTTGCAAATGTGCTATCTACCCTATCGCGCGATGCGTCGTATTGCGACGGCCAATATCTGCCATTTTCTTGCGGTCGAATTGGACAAACTAGAAGTCACTCCCCTATCTGAAGGGCTTACCTTTGAAGAAGTGACGCCATCGCGTTTGCCGTCCATAATTCAGGAGAACCCTGAACTATTGGATGACAATCTAATAGACTTGATTCAGAAGAGTATTGCCCATTGCTATGTTGTGCTCGAAAACAAACAGGTCGTCGCCTTCTCGTGGTTGGCAACCGGCAACGTACCGGCTGAGTTTAATCACGATGAAAATCCAAACACTCAGTTGCCATTCAAGTTGCCGTCGCACACAGCGTACATCTTCAATGCTTATGTGTCGCCACCGTACCGAGGCAAACGGCTTTACGGGGCAATGATGTCAGGGATCTCGAGTCGGATGTCAGGGAGCCGCATCCTACGACTCGTCATGACGACCGAAGCATCGAATCATCGAGCTTTGAGGAGTGTGCGTCGAATGGGATTCCGTACCATAGGGCGATCGATGCTCTTCGGTGTTGGGAAGTTCTGCGTCGCGTACTATCCACGTCATTTATCAGCGTGGGGCATTTACCTTGGGCGTTACGAAGGTGATCGACCAAAACTGATCGCGGCGTAG